The region CTCCTTTTTAGAAGCCTCATATTCGGCAAGGAGTTTATTTTTTCAGACATCATATTCACTTGCGTACCAGCATCCAGATTTTGTTCAACAATTGCAAGCTGCTGTCCGGCCTTTACATATTGACCAACATTCACAAAAAGTGCTCGGATTTTTCCATTTTGAGGAGTTCCAACTTGAGCTTGTCCCCCACTACTTGGAATTATAGTTCCAAAAAGTTTGATACTCCCTGTAAAAGAACCAGAGACCAATTTTTGAGTAATTACATCAAATAAAAACTGCGTCTCTTTAGGAACTAAAAATGAATTAGAAAAATTAGTACCTGACTTAGAAGCTCCATGATCATCATCACCATGGGCCTCAGACTGTAATAAAGGCAAAAAACAATTAATAATAATTAAGAAAATGGCAATGGTACTTCTACCTGATTTGGTATTCCTTTTTTGAAAAAGTAAGCCTAGAAATAGACCAATCACCAAGGAGCTTATGACAATTAACCAAAGCAACCAATTACTATAGTCTAAATGAGCGTGGACATGTTCTTCTGATGCTATCACTAATTCTTTTCCAACCTCCACACCAGAAAGCAAAATTAAATCTGCTC is a window of Saprospiraceae bacterium DNA encoding:
- a CDS encoding biotin/lipoyl-binding protein → MNHTLKIRIFALFIWIIANSNPLQASGGDDHSHGPEEDLKSVQTAKYFSIEASSDKYELLLRYEPIHPNEPAKLILFVSSFATNRPIDSADISIRSQEDSSLVFQIRHSSEGTYILESRFTELKKYSLAVRINASQGADLILLSGVEVGKELVIASEEHVHAHLDYSNWLLWLIVISSLVIGLFLGLLFQKRNTKSGRSTIAIFLIIINCFLPLLQSEAHGDDDHGASKSGTNFSNSFLVPKETQFLFDVITQKLVSGSFTGSIKLFGTIIPSSGGQAQVGTPQNGKIRALFVNVGQYVKAGQQLAIVEQNLDAGTQVNMMSEKINSLPNMRLLKRRSTD